The genomic segment TCTGTTTCACCCGGGAAACCCACAATCGCATCGGCACTGATGGCCGCATCCGGCATTAACGCTCGAATCTTATGAATAATCCTGCGGTATTTTTCATGGGTATAGCCCCGCGCCATCGCTTTCAGAACATCATTATCACCTGACTGAAACGGGATATGAAAATGCTCACACACCTTAGGCAGCTCGTGACAGGCCCGAATCAGCCGCTCCGTGAAATAGCGGGGATGGCTAGTGGCGAACCGAATCCGCTCAATCCCAGGCACATCATGAACGAAGTAGAGTAAGTCCGTCAGCGTGTTCTGCCGCCGTCCTTCGGGGGTGATGCCAGGTAAGTCTCGACCATAGGCGTCAATATTTTGGCCCAGCAGCGTCACTTCCTTATAGCCCTGCTGACCCAACAGCACCATATCCTGCCGAATCGCTTCAGGGGTGCGGGACTGCTCAACGCCGCGAACGCCCGGAACCACACAGTAGGTACAGCGCTCATTACAGCCGTAGATAACGTTAACCCAGGCGGTTACAGAACTATCCCGACGGGGCTTGGTGATGTCTTCAACAATATGGATGGGTTCGGTGGCGACCACTTGATTGCCGTCAAACACCTGCTCCAATAAATCCTGGAGGCGGTTAGCGTGCTGCGGCCCCATGATCAGATCCACTTCGGGGACGCGGCGCAGGAGGGCTTCGCCTTCTTGCTGAGCCACGCATCCAGCGACAATTAACGTTAGCTTTGGATCGTGATGCTTGCGCTTGGCCTGCCGCCCCAAATAGGAATAGACCTTTTGTTCAGCATTGTCTCGAATGGAACAGGTGTTGTAGAGAATCACATCCGCCTGCTCTGGCGTATCAGACCACTGCAGTCCCATATTTTCTAGGACCCCCGCCATCCGTTCGGAATCGGCTTTATTCATTTGGCAGCCGAAGGTGGTGATGTGATAGCGAGACCGAGCAGTCATGAACGTTAATCCGAAAAACAATCTTTTCTATGGTAGTTGACGCTGAGGAAAGTCTTCTAGGCCAGGAGCCTTCTGACAGTGCATAAGGTAGCGAACTCGGATACAGTAGGTAAAGTTACTTAACTTCTATTCATATTAGAAACCCCAAGAATTTTGGGATAAGGTCTTGAGTTCTCTGCATTAGTCTCCGAAAGCCCCCGCTCTAGGGGGCGTTGGGTGTCAGGCCCAAAATTCTGACAGGGCGCCGCGAATGCAGACGTCAGCTACAACGGCTGGCCGTAGAAAGTTAAGGAATATGGCTATCACTGAATACCAGGAGAAATAACCTCAGTTATGACTGCCTCTTTAATTAAGCCTGAATCGAAGCTTCGGAGTCTGGACAATCCCGAAGTGACCATGCAAAAGATTATCCAGTCCCTTCCCAAGGCTTGCTTTGAGAAAAATGCTCGCAAGGCATGGACAGAGGTCGTCGTGACCGTTCTAGGTGTGGCGCTGGGCTATGCAGCCATTGTGTTCTCTCCTTGGTATCTCTTACCCTTCGCCTGGTTTTTCACGGGTACGGCCCTGACGGGATTTTTCGTCATTGGTCATGACTGTGCCCATCGTTCCTTTGCCAAAAAGCGCTGGGTTAACGATGTTGTCGGTCATATTTGCATGATGCCGCTGATCTATCCGTTCCACGGCTGGCGGATTATGCACAATTTTCATCATGTGCATACCAATGAGCTAGACGTTGATAATGCATGGCGGCCCTTTAGCACTGAAGAGTATGACGGGTGTGGTCCCGTTGTGGCTGGCGCTTACAAGGTCATTCGCGGTCGGCTCTGGTGGATCGGTTCGATCATTCACTGGTTCAATTTGCATTTCGACTGGCGACAGTATGACGAGAAGGACCAGGCTGATATCAAGCTGTCGGTGGCTGTTGTAGTTTTGTTTGGTGCGATCGCATTTCCGACTCTGATCCTGACCACTGGCGTCTGGGGCTTTATTAAGTTCTGGCTTCTACCTTGGATGGGCTACCACTTCTGGATGAGCACTTTTACGCTGGTGCACCATACCGCACCTGACGTTGCGTTTAAGCCGACTGACGAATGGAATCCTGCAGAAGCGCAGCTTGTGGGTTCCATTCACTGCGATTATCCCTGGTGGATTACGTTTCTCTGCCACGACATCAACGTCCATATCCCCCACCATGTTTCCACAGCGATTCCGTCCTATAACCTACGCATGGCCCATGAAAGCCTGAAGGAAAACTGGGGTGAGTACGTCTGTGAGACAAAGTTCGATTTGGAACTGATCAAAACCATTACAGATGACTGTCATCTCTATGAGCCGGAGAAGGCCTACCAGTCTTTCAAAGAGCATCAAGCAAAAGCGGCTCGTTCTTAAGGTCCGCTGAATTCACAAAAAATTGATCACAGGATCCCTTCAGTTTTGGAGGGGTCTTTTTATTATCTTTTGCTTCCGAACAAAGGCAGGAATGGTAGAGGAGATTATACATTACGCATATACAACGTATACATTTGGCCGGGAATCCTAACGATAGGGTCCACCAAAATATTCTGCATCTATAGCCGTCGCCAGCTAAGTTAGGACAGCTCTTCTTCAGCAGAGATAGGTTTCAATGACCTTGATGTCCGACTTAGATATGTCGAAGGCTATATTTCAGAGTCATGCTTAGGCAAAGCCCCGTCCAATTTTCTAGAGCTTTTGACTCAGCGCATGGTTTCTCTCCCACATTCTCGTTCCCGTGATTTTGAGTCCAGTTCTATCGAGACCCCGCAGCTACTCTTAAATTCTGAAGCGGGCTTGCAAACATTCCGCCTCAGCAACCTAAGAACTTGGACCCTAGGCCGGAATCAAGCCAATACAATTTGTCTGCAGGATCCCTGTACGTCTCGCTGCCATGCCCGCATTGATGTGCAGCAAAATCACGACTGCTACTTCATTGATCTGGGCAGCGCCAATGGTTCGTCGGTGAACGAGCAGCCGGTGACGGAACCCGTGTTACTGAAGCATGGTGATCGCATCAAGATAGGCCAAACCGATCTATTGTTTCAGCATCGTCCTTCACCCAAGGCTGACGCATACGCTCTCGTTGACCAAGTCCTGATGCTGCATATCTCATCGGTACAGGGCAAAGTTTGGCAAGATATTTTCTGTTCTCAGGGAATTCCGGTGGCGTGGGGCAATCCGGGGGTGAGCCTGCGACAGACGGTGGAGTTCAGCGCCATGTCCTGCAGGTTACCGAAAATCTTGCTGGTGGATATTGCTGCCTATCGCAATCATTTTGGGGAGTTCTGCCGCTGGTGTACGGTTCAGTATCCGCAAATGAGCATTGTTTTTTTTGATCGCAAGCAGGCGGCTCCCAAGCCATCTGCGACCCTGCTGCCCCACGTGCATCGGGTTACGGCATTTCCTGAGCGGCACCTATTTCAACACTTAGGGCGTATTGAGGCACAGACCCAACAGTTACTGCAGATCTATGATGGACGCGGGTTGCGATCTCATCCCCTCCACAAAGCTCTAGAAAGCCTAGAGGAGCTGATACACCAGCTTCCTGATGACAATGCGCTGCAGCCTCACCACCTAAACGTAAGCGACGAAGACGTCACGTCTTTTATGACACCTCGAGATCGCAACACCCCCATCTATCTGTAACTCTCAATGCCGAATAAGTAGGCGAGATAAACTATAGACGTTGTTTGTTGCTAACCCATGAATACCCCTGCCCACATCGTTATCAACCTGCTGTGCTTAGGGCGTTCGGGGCAAGGTCTGAAACCCATCGTCACCGGGGCACTTTTACCTGATGCGCCCATGCTGGTGTTTTATCTCGTAGAGAAATTGCGCGGGACATCGGAACAGGACATTTGGCGTCATGCTTACTACCAACCCCATTGGCAAAATTTCATCGATATTTTCAACTCGATTCCCTTAGTAGTTCTAGGGATGGCGATTATGGTCGCGGCTGGATCGGTCACAGGGTTAATCCTCGGAGCCAGCATGTTGCTTCACCTTTTAGAAGATCTGCCCGTACACCATGACGATGCCCACCGCCACTTCTTCCCGTTGTCGAACTGGCGTTTTGAGAGTCCGATCTCATACTGGGACTCCAATCACTACGGCGGGATTGTCTCAGCCCTAGAGATTGTAGCGGTGATTGTAGGCTGTATTTTTCTATGGCGCATCTATCGAACCTGGGGCGCTAGATTGATGCTGGGCACCATCGGCCTGCTCTATGCCAGCTTCTTTATTTACGCCTTTACAACTTGGATTTGAGTCCTGGAATCTTTTGCCGGAGGCGGTCAAGAAATACGTTAACCTCTGGTAGCTTCAATTGCCAAACCACAAGTATAAACACGATCATTCCGGCTGTACCCGCTGTGGCAAGTTCGCCAACGTAGCTCAAAAGACCATCAGCGGTGACAAGGGCTTCATATCCTTGAGATGT from the Acaryochloris thomasi RCC1774 genome contains:
- the miaB gene encoding tRNA (N6-isopentenyl adenosine(37)-C2)-methylthiotransferase MiaB; translation: MTARSRYHITTFGCQMNKADSERMAGVLENMGLQWSDTPEQADVILYNTCSIRDNAEQKVYSYLGRQAKRKHHDPKLTLIVAGCVAQQEGEALLRRVPEVDLIMGPQHANRLQDLLEQVFDGNQVVATEPIHIVEDITKPRRDSSVTAWVNVIYGCNERCTYCVVPGVRGVEQSRTPEAIRQDMVLLGQQGYKEVTLLGQNIDAYGRDLPGITPEGRRQNTLTDLLYFVHDVPGIERIRFATSHPRYFTERLIRACHELPKVCEHFHIPFQSGDNDVLKAMARGYTHEKYRRIIHKIRALMPDAAISADAIVGFPGETEAQFENTLRLVEHLEFDLVNTAAYSPRPGTPAAVWENQLEEEVKSDRLQRLNHLMSQMATERSHRYAGRVEEILVEDQNPKDPAQVMGRTRGNRLTFFPGNIAELQGQLVPVKITEVRSFSITGERLPAEAVV
- a CDS encoding fatty acid desaturase — its product is MTASLIKPESKLRSLDNPEVTMQKIIQSLPKACFEKNARKAWTEVVVTVLGVALGYAAIVFSPWYLLPFAWFFTGTALTGFFVIGHDCAHRSFAKKRWVNDVVGHICMMPLIYPFHGWRIMHNFHHVHTNELDVDNAWRPFSTEEYDGCGPVVAGAYKVIRGRLWWIGSIIHWFNLHFDWRQYDEKDQADIKLSVAVVVLFGAIAFPTLILTTGVWGFIKFWLLPWMGYHFWMSTFTLVHHTAPDVAFKPTDEWNPAEAQLVGSIHCDYPWWITFLCHDINVHIPHHVSTAIPSYNLRMAHESLKENWGEYVCETKFDLELIKTITDDCHLYEPEKAYQSFKEHQAKAARS
- a CDS encoding FHA domain-containing protein — translated: MVSLPHSRSRDFESSSIETPQLLLNSEAGLQTFRLSNLRTWTLGRNQANTICLQDPCTSRCHARIDVQQNHDCYFIDLGSANGSSVNEQPVTEPVLLKHGDRIKIGQTDLLFQHRPSPKADAYALVDQVLMLHISSVQGKVWQDIFCSQGIPVAWGNPGVSLRQTVEFSAMSCRLPKILLVDIAAYRNHFGEFCRWCTVQYPQMSIVFFDRKQAAPKPSATLLPHVHRVTAFPERHLFQHLGRIEAQTQQLLQIYDGRGLRSHPLHKALESLEELIHQLPDDNALQPHHLNVSDEDVTSFMTPRDRNTPIYL